The segment GTCGAGCATCTCCAGGAACGACATGTTCGGGTTCAGGTTCGTGGCCGGGTAGTCGACGAACTTGCCCGGAGCATTCCGGCTCGGCTGACGCCAGGCACGTACGGTGATGCTGATGGATTGCTGGGAATTGGCTGCGACCATGGTCGAATGAAATGGTGGTTGCGTTGGGATCGATCCGCGAACGGCCGGTTACTTGTAGTTCCGGACCGACATTTTGACGGTTTCGTAGGTGAGCGGCTCGACGTTGCGCAGCGGCGGCTTGCCGTCGCCCTGGAACTCCCAGGCCGCCACGTGGGCGAACTTCTCGTCGTCGCGTTTGCACTCGCCGTCCGGATACTGGTATTCCTCGCGGAAGTGACTGCCACAGCTCTCCTCGCGCGTGAGGCCGTCGAGGCAGAGCAACTCGCCGAGTTCGAGGAAATCGGCCACCCGGCCGGCCTGCTCGAGCGACTGGTTCAAGGTCGCGGCGGAACCGGGCACCTTCACGTTCGCCCAGAATTCCTCGCGCAGCTTCGGAATTTCCTGCAGCGCCTTCTGCAGCGTCGCAGCGGTGCGGGCCATGCCACAACCGTCCCACATGATCTTGCCCAGGCGCTTGTGGAAATGGCTGACGGGTTCCTTGCCGTTGATGCTCAGCAGCCGCTGCGTGAGCCCCACGATCGCGGCCTCGGCGGCCTTGAACTCAGCGGCGTCGACGGAGGGACGCGAGCCGGGCTTCTGGGTCGCGAGGTAGTCGCCGATGGTGTAGGGAATGACGAAGTAGCCGTCGGCCAGCCCCTGCATCAGCGCCGAGGCGCCGAGCCGGTTGGCGCCGTGATCGGAATAATTCGCCTCGCCCAGCACGAACAGGCCCGGGACGTTGGACATCAAATTATAGTCCACCCAGAGCCCGCCCATCGTGTAATGGACGGCCGGGTAGATGCGCATCGGCACCTTGTAGGCATTCTCGTTCGTGATCTCGTGATAGATGTCGAACAGATTGCCGTAGCGCTCGCGGACAGCCGCTTCGCCCAGGCGATTGATCGCGTCGGCAAAGTCGAGATAGACGCCGAGCCCGCTCTCCCCCACGCCACGACCCTCGTCACACACGCGCTTGGCCGCGCGCGAGGAGATGTCGCGCGGGGCGAGGTTGCCGAAACTCGGATACATGCGCTCGAGATAGTAGTCGCGGTCGGCCTCCGGAATCGTGTTCGGATCCTTGCGGCGGTCCTCCGCGCGCTTCGGCACCCAGATCCGGCCGTCGTTGCGCAGCGACTCGGACATCAGCGTCAGCTTCGACTGGTAGTCGCCGGTGACGGGAATGCAGGTCGGGTGGATCTGCGTGAAGCACGGATTCGCGAAGCACGCGCCCTTCTTGTAGGCGCGCCAGATCGCGGTGGCGTTGGACTGCCGGGCGTAGGTGGAAAGATTGAAAACGTTGCCGTAGCCACCCGTCGCGAGGATCACCGCATCGGCCGCGTGGCGGGCGATTTCACCGGTGATCAGATTGCGCGTAATGATGCCCTTCGCCTGGCCATCGACGATGACGAGATCGAGCATCTCGGTGTTGGCGAAAAGCTGGACCGCGCCCTGACCGATCATCCGCGACAAGGCCGAGTAAGCGCCGAGCAGCAACTGCTGGCCGGTCTGGCCGCGGGCGTAGAACGTACGCGACACCTGCGCACCGCCGAACGAGCGGTTCGCGAGCAGGCCGCCGTATTCGCGCGCAAACGGGACGCCCTGCGCCACGCACTGATCGATGATGTTGACGGAAACCTCAGCGAGCCGGTGGACGTTGGCTTCGCGGGAGCGATAATCGCCGCCCTTGATCGTGTCGTAGAACAGCCGGTAAACGCTGTCGCCGTCGTTCTGGTAATTCTTCGCGGCGTTGATGCCGCCCTGCGCGGCAATCGAGTGGGCACGGCGCGGGCTGTCGTGATAGACGAAGCACTTCACCTTGTAGCCGAGCTCGGCCAGCGTGGCGGCCGCGGAGGAACCGGCGAGGCCGGCCCCGACGACGATCACCTCGTATTTCCGCTTGTTGGCGGGATTGACGAGCCGGATCTCCGCCTTGTGCTTGCGCCATTTGTCGGCGAGCGGGCCGGAGGGGATGCGAGATTCGAGTTTAGCCATGGCCGGAGAGATTAGCGGTGAAGAGCAGCGGTGGCGGGTGTGTCGGCGTGCGCTTGCAGCCGGCCGAGCAGGACCGCGCCAGGAATGGCGAGATTGCCGAGGAAGTAGAGCGTCGCGAAGGCGAGCGCGATCTTGCGCAGCGCGGAGGACCAGCGGCCGCTCCGGAGTCCAAGCGTCTGGAACATGCTGTCCGCGCCGTGCGCGAGGTGAAAGCTGAGCAGACCCACCGCGAGAATGTAGAACAGCGAAACGATGACGTTCTGGAAGCCCCGCACGACCATCGTGTACACGTCATGCACCGCGAGGCCCTTCGCGACGACCGGGAAACCGGCGACGTGATACTCGCTCTGCATCGTGTATTCCGGCAGGTTCGTCTTGAACGACTCGGCCTGCGCCCAACCCACGGTGAAGTGAGCCAAGTGATAGAGAATGAATGCCGCCACGATGTAGCCGGTCCAACGCATCGTGCGCGAGGTGAGCGTCGCGCGAATGGTGTGCTTGACGTTGTAGGCGACATCCCGCGCCTCGTGATTCTCCAGCGTCAGCACGGTCGCGGCCCAGATGTGCAGGCCCACCGCCACCAGCAGTCCAATCCGCGCCACCCACAGCAAGGGCCCGAGGGATTGCAGGAAATGCGCGTAGCCGTTGATCTTGTCCGGGCCGGAAAACACCTGGAGATTGCCCACAAGGTGGCCGATCACAAAGCCGATCAGGATCAAACCAGTGACGGCCATGATTATTTTCCGGCCGATGGTAGAGCGGAAGAGGTTCATCTCAGTTATCGCGGGTTGATAAAGTCATTGCGCGTAAGACGCTCCAGTTCATCGCCGCGCCCGGCGAAGTAAAGGAGCGCGCTGCGTGCAGCGCGCTTATTAGGCCGACTAACTTTTTTGAGAAGCGAACGGGCGAATTAGCGCGACGCAAGCCCGCGCGAACGCGACGGATTCGCTAATCGTGGCAGACACGCCGGACACGGTGCCGAGGAACGCACCCCGGAGTCGTTCGCGCCCATGCTTCGCGACAACGCGGGTCGCGGCGCGGCGCGTCTACTTCGCCAGTGGCTTCAACAGGCTGAACTTGCCGCTCGCGGCGGGCGCGATCACCCGCCGGCGAAACGCGCTCACGCGCACGCCTGCACCCAGCACCGCCGCCACGGCGGGTTCGAGTTCCGCCGGAGCCACCGCGTCCGCAACGTAGTGGAAGTCCCACCGGTTCTCGGACGTCTGGACGAGTGAATAATGCCAGCACGAGAAATCAGCCGGGAGCGCCGCATCGATGTCGGTGGGCGAGACCAGTGAGCCGTCCCGCCGGAAGTGGAGATTCCCCTCCCGCCCCAACAATCGGAAGCCGGTCGGGAAGCGCTGGACGATGTCGCCCGTGTGATAGCGCAGCAACGGCATTGCCTCGCGGTCGCGCGTGGTGACGTAGATTTGAAACACATTCGACAACCGAACGTGGCTCGAGCCGTTGGTCGGCGCAGGCCACGGGACGAGTTCGATGAACGCGTTGGCATCGATCACCTGCGAGTTGTCCTTGAACGCTTCGCCGACGAACAGATAGCCCGCCTCGGTCGAGCCATAGAGGTCGACCTGCGGCGCAGGAAACACCTCGGCGATGCGGGCACCATGCTGGGCGCTCGCCTTGCCGTAGGTGAGGATCACGGCCTTCAAGCTCGGCACCGTCACCCCGCGCTTTTTCGCCGCGCGCGCAAGCAACGAGAGATAAACCGGCTCGCCTTCCAGCACCTCCGGCTTCGTGGCCTGCAGCTCGAGCACGATCCGATCCCATTCGGCCTCGGGAAACGCGAACGGATCGCTTGAAAGATTCAGGTAAACCGTGCCGTCGAAGTATCGGTGTGGAAATGGATGATCCTCGTAAGGGCAGAGGTTGCTCGAACATCCGACCGGCGCGAGCACGCACTTCCGATACGGCCGGTCGACGAACTGCCGCAGGATGGGAGACGCGAGATAAGCACGACGCGTCTGCGCGTTCCACCAGCCGTCCTCCATGATGACCGTCATCGGCGCCTGCGTGGTGCCACCGGTGCTTTCGTATTCGTAGCGCTTCGTCTGCAGCCCGCGTTCGACCTCGCCGTAGTCGGCGAAAAACGCCTGGTGGCCGCGCTGTACGATTTCCTTTTTCGAGAGCGTCGGAATTTCGCGGTAGCACCCCCACTGCAGCGGCTCCGCATGCAGCGGGAAACGGCTGCCATACAGCGGACTGCGGTCGTAGATGCGACGAATCTCGCGCTCCAGCGCCTCCGGCAGTTGGCCTGCGGGCGCGGAACCGAGCGTCTCGGAGGCATTGGCGAAGATCGGAGCCGTCATGAAAGTCAGGTGGTGTTACTAAGCTGCCGGCTCCCGTGAAGTCAAATGACCGGGCCGCGGCTGCTGACAACCATGTGTCAGCAGAGGAATGCGCCTACCATTCGCGCGCGCCCACCGTCACGCCCGCGGCGAGCGCGTTCCCCGCCAGACCGGCTCGAAGAGCAACAGTGCGTTGAGCGCAAGCGCATGGGTCACACCACCCGCGTGCGCCAGCTTCAGCACTTTCTCCACGGGCATCGTGACGACTTCGATTTCCTCGTCCTCGTCCCAATCGAGCGGATGGGTGCAGGTGGCGTCTTCGACGAGCACGAAATGACAGCGATTGGTCTGCAAGGCCGGATTCGGATGCACGCTGCCCAGCAGCCGCGCGGGTTGGCCGGTGTAGCCCGTTTCCTCGGTCAGCTCCCGTACGCCCGCGACCAGCGGATCCTCGCCGCGCTCGATCACGCCGCCCGGGATTTCCAACGAGAAGGCTTCCGTGCCGAAGCGGAACTGACGCACGAGCACCAACTGCTGGTCGCGCGTCAGCGCGATCACATTCACCCAATCCGGCGAATCGATGATGATGAAGTCGCGCTCGGTATCGCGCCGCGGATGTCGGAACCGCGTGCTGCGCACGTCGAACACGCGTGTGGAGGTCAGCGTCTTGTCACCGAGTCGTTCCCAACGCGAAGGAGCAGCGGAAGCATTCATCAAGGCGGGTGGAATTGGGTCCACGACACGCGGAGCTGCGCGAAAAGCGAACTGAATTCGCGACGCCTCGCCGCCGTCCGCCAAAAAAAACTCCCAGCCGGCATGGCTGGGAGTCGGAAATTCTCGGGATGAGTACGGACTATTTCTTCGGCAGCTTGATCTTCTGACCGACCTTCAGGTGAGTCCAATCCACGCTGGGATTCACCGCGATGAGATCCGGCAAGGCGAAACCCTGCGCGCGCGCGATCTTCGCGCCCGTGTCGCCACCCTTGATGACATACTCATCCGGGCCGGCGACGACCGGACCCGAGGAGCCCTTCGCCGCGACCGCGGGCCGCTTTTGCGCTTCTTCGAGCTTCGTGATGGAAGCCTGGATATTGCCGAGGCTCGCCGCGACCGTGTTGAACGCGTCCTGCGTGCTCCGATTGAGCGAGCTGATGTCGCGGGCAGCCTTGTCGGCCGCCGCCGCCGCCGTGCTGGCCTGCGACTCGATTCCGTCGATGCGCGCGATCTTTTCCTCGTGAGCTGCCACCGTCTTTGTGAGGCTGGAGGCCTTGATCGCGGCATAGCCGCCGACCAAAAGAGAGAGCACGCCTACCACGACCCCGGCGACGGGTAGCATGCTGTTGTTTTCACGAGAAATGGTATCCATAGGTGAAGAAGTCAGTTGCGGAGGACTAGCTGAACCATAGGGCGAGGCAAGCAGAGATTATTCACCTGCATCGGCACAATACGGCCGGGCATTAGGGCCTGCGAGAGCGTAATGCCAGCTGGGCAAGCACCATAGGCATAAGCACAACTCGCTACAGTCGGACCCTGGCGCATGTTTTACTCCACCTTTGCGAACGCCATGTACCGCCGGTCTGCGCCCGGCGGCGCAACTCCGAAGACTGTCGCGAACGCTAGCCCGGATATTTCACGAAAATCGTGAAACGTGCGCCCTCCGGGCCGACTCTGTCGGGGCTAACCGGGACAAAGTCGCTCCGCCGCAGGCGGACGGAAATTTCGGACGGAGCTTCACTCCTGTTCATGAAATTTCCGGGCCAGTCCGTGGTTCGTCAGCCCGTGGTTTCGCCTCCGAGCACCGGCAGCACAATGCCCGTGATATAGGAAGAGTCGGCATCGGACGCGAGGAATACATACGCCGGCGACAGCTCTTCGGGCTGGGCCGGTCGACCGACCGGCGCATGGCTCCCGAACTTGGATACCTGCTCGGGGGAGGCGCCCGCATCAGAGGGGTTCAATGGCGTCCACACGGGGCCGGGCGCGATCGCGTTCACGCGGATGCCGCGTTCGAGCAGGTTGCTCGCGAGCGTCTTCGTCAGCGCGTTGATCGCGCCTTTCGTCGCCGAGTAGTCCGGCAGTTTCTCTGAGCCGAAAATGCTCGTCTCCGAACTCGTCGCGATGATGGCGGATCCGGGCTTGAGGTGCGGCAAAGCCGCACGCACGAGCTGGAAATAGGGATAGACGTTCGTGCGGAACGTGCGATCGAACTCGTCGTCGCTGACCTCCTCGGGCGATGATTTTCGTGCCTGATGCGCAGCGTTGGAGACCAGGACGTCGAGGTGACCCAGCTCGCGCACGGTTTGCTCCACGAGTTCCCGCGCGGTTCTCGGCTCGGTGAGGTCACCGGGCAGCAGCAGGCATTTGCGCCCCACCGACTGCACCGCGCGCTGCGTTTCTTCCGCGTCCGCCTGCTCCACGGGCAGATAGTTAATCGCGACGTCGGCACCTTCCCGGGCGTAGAGATACGCCACCGCGCGACCGATGCCGGAGTCGCCGCCGGTGATCAAGGCGACCTTGCCCTTCAACTTGCCGGCTTCGCGATAGAGGGGAGCTCGCCAGCGCGGTTGCGGATCGAGTTCGGCCTCGATGCCAGGGGCTTCTTGATGCTGTTTCGGGAAAGGGGGCTTGGGCTCAGACGTGAGCTGCGGTGCGGAGGTGCGGGATTCGGAGTGGGCCATGGCGTCGAGGGATTGGTGTTCTGGGGCACGCAGGCGCTGGCTGGATCGACGTCACTGCTGCGGGCGCACGACATGCGGCCGCAAGCGCATGGTAGCGGGTGTGCGGCTGCGGTTCCCCTGCGCGGTCGCCCGGAACGTCGGATCCTCCCCACGCAATCATCCGGCAATTTCCGGGGCTCGCGCGCACGTCGCCTGAAATAACCGCGGCGGTCGACGGCGACTCACAGATGGTCGGGGCGGCGAGATTCGAACTCGCGACCTCCTGCTCCCAAAGCAGGCGCTCTACCAGGCTAAGCTACACCCCGATCTGGGCGTATGGGACGCTGCCCACCGCACACTGTCAATGTCCGCCTGCCCCAGACCCGCCCCCGGGGCTTCGCGGCGCGCCTACATAGTACTTGCATCAGCAGAAATTTTGCACGAAGTAATGTGGAGTTTTTGCAATCCCGTGAATACGCCGGTCCAAACGCGGGTGACGTCCAGCCGTCACTCGTCGATTAAGCGTCTCGGAGCCGCCGGCACTCCGCATGTTCTCGGCCTGCGCCGCGTCGTGCGACCGTGGCTCCTGCTCGTTTCGCTCTGCGTTGTTGATGCGCAGCTCCTCCGTGCCCAGCCCACGGTACTCTTCCATGAAAACATGGGCAGCCCTGCCGGGAACACCGCGGTCAGCACGCACCTGTTCGAGAATTCGAGCGAGTTGAGCTTCGCCGGCAACGCAGATGTCCGCACAACATCGGCAAGCACCGGCTATGCAAGCGCCAGCGGAGCTGGGAACGTTTATCTCACGAGCTCGGGCGACAAGTGGTTTGAAATCTCGGGGATCTCCACGATCGGTTACGCGCCTGAGTCGTTCACGCTCAGCTTCGGTGCACACAAATCCAAGCAGGAGTCTAATCTCACCGAGCTGACGCTCGCCTATCGCGCGAGTGCCTCGGACTATGTTTGGGTTTCACTCCCCGCGCAGCCCACCGGGAGCGGCACGGCAGTTTGGCGGTTGATCACATTGGATACGCTGGACCTGCCAGCGACAAACGATCTTTCACTGCGCTGGTCCTCCGTTTCGACGAGCACCGCTTTCCGCATCGACGACGTGACGCTGAGCGCTACGGCGGTGCCGGAACCGAGCGCTTATGCCGCGTGGTGCGCCGGGGCGATGCTGGTCTTCGCTCTGTTCAGTCGACGGGCGATGCGGCCGAAACGCAGTGGCGAGTCCACCGAGTGACCCGGTCCACGGCAGTGTCACCGCTACCGCGGTCGCCGACTATTTCTTCCCGCCCGGCACCGTAATGCTTGGCCCTTCCGACGCGGGCGTTGCGACGGTTGGCGCGTTCGCCCGCAACATCATCGCGCGTTGCGTCCACGGACTCGTCGGATCCAGCTGCATCAACTGCTCGGAATAAGACTTCACGTCCTCCGGTTTGCCGTTCGTCAGGGCACTCACCGCGAGATGGTAAAGGGCTTCGACGCGGAACGCTTTCACCTCCTTGGCCTCGTTGGCGAACGCCTTCAGCGCCGTCTCGCCCTCCGCCGCGCGCCCGCCCTGCAGTTTCGCAATCGCAATGCCGAGCCGCGCCCGGCTTTCCAGCACCGGCGCGTCCAGCGCTTGGATCG is part of the Opitutus terrae PB90-1 genome and harbors:
- a CDS encoding fumarate reductase/succinate dehydrogenase flavoprotein subunit encodes the protein MAKLESRIPSGPLADKWRKHKAEIRLVNPANKRKYEVIVVGAGLAGSSAAATLAELGYKVKCFVYHDSPRRAHSIAAQGGINAAKNYQNDGDSVYRLFYDTIKGGDYRSREANVHRLAEVSVNIIDQCVAQGVPFAREYGGLLANRSFGGAQVSRTFYARGQTGQQLLLGAYSALSRMIGQGAVQLFANTEMLDLVIVDGQAKGIITRNLITGEIARHAADAVILATGGYGNVFNLSTYARQSNATAIWRAYKKGACFANPCFTQIHPTCIPVTGDYQSKLTLMSESLRNDGRIWVPKRAEDRRKDPNTIPEADRDYYLERMYPSFGNLAPRDISSRAAKRVCDEGRGVGESGLGVYLDFADAINRLGEAAVRERYGNLFDIYHEITNENAYKVPMRIYPAVHYTMGGLWVDYNLMSNVPGLFVLGEANYSDHGANRLGASALMQGLADGYFVIPYTIGDYLATQKPGSRPSVDAAEFKAAEAAIVGLTQRLLSINGKEPVSHFHKRLGKIMWDGCGMARTAATLQKALQEIPKLREEFWANVKVPGSAATLNQSLEQAGRVADFLELGELLCLDGLTREESCGSHFREEYQYPDGECKRDDEKFAHVAAWEFQGDGKPPLRNVEPLTYETVKMSVRNYK
- a CDS encoding succinate dehydrogenase cytochrome b subunit, whose translation is MNLFRSTIGRKIIMAVTGLILIGFVIGHLVGNLQVFSGPDKINGYAHFLQSLGPLLWVARIGLLVAVGLHIWAATVLTLENHEARDVAYNVKHTIRATLTSRTMRWTGYIVAAFILYHLAHFTVGWAQAESFKTNLPEYTMQSEYHVAGFPVVAKGLAVHDVYTMVVRGFQNVIVSLFYILAVGLLSFHLAHGADSMFQTLGLRSGRWSSALRKIALAFATLYFLGNLAIPGAVLLGRLQAHADTPATAALHR
- a CDS encoding coenzyme F390 synthetase, with translation MTAPIFANASETLGSAPAGQLPEALEREIRRIYDRSPLYGSRFPLHAEPLQWGCYREIPTLSKKEIVQRGHQAFFADYGEVERGLQTKRYEYESTGGTTQAPMTVIMEDGWWNAQTRRAYLASPILRQFVDRPYRKCVLAPVGCSSNLCPYEDHPFPHRYFDGTVYLNLSSDPFAFPEAEWDRIVLELQATKPEVLEGEPVYLSLLARAAKKRGVTVPSLKAVILTYGKASAQHGARIAEVFPAPQVDLYGSTEAGYLFVGEAFKDNSQVIDANAFIELVPWPAPTNGSSHVRLSNVFQIYVTTRDREAMPLLRYHTGDIVQRFPTGFRLLGREGNLHFRRDGSLVSPTDIDAALPADFSCWHYSLVQTSENRWDFHYVADAVAPAELEPAVAAVLGAGVRVSAFRRRVIAPAASGKFSLLKPLAK
- a CDS encoding NUDIX hydrolase gives rise to the protein MNASAAPSRWERLGDKTLTSTRVFDVRSTRFRHPRRDTERDFIIIDSPDWVNVIALTRDQQLVLVRQFRFGTEAFSLEIPGGVIERGEDPLVAGVRELTEETGYTGQPARLLGSVHPNPALQTNRCHFVLVEDATCTHPLDWDEDEEIEVVTMPVEKVLKLAHAGGVTHALALNALLLFEPVWRGTRSPRA
- a CDS encoding LysM peptidoglycan-binding domain-containing protein, which translates into the protein MDTISRENNSMLPVAGVVVGVLSLLVGGYAAIKASSLTKTVAAHEEKIARIDGIESQASTAAAAADKAARDISSLNRSTQDAFNTVAASLGNIQASITKLEEAQKRPAVAAKGSSGPVVAGPDEYVIKGGDTGAKIARAQGFALPDLIAVNPSVDWTHLKVGQKIKLPKK
- a CDS encoding SDR family oxidoreductase, with the translated sequence MAHSESRTSAPQLTSEPKPPFPKQHQEAPGIEAELDPQPRWRAPLYREAGKLKGKVALITGGDSGIGRAVAYLYAREGADVAINYLPVEQADAEETQRAVQSVGRKCLLLPGDLTEPRTARELVEQTVRELGHLDVLVSNAAHQARKSSPEEVSDDEFDRTFRTNVYPYFQLVRAALPHLKPGSAIIATSSETSIFGSEKLPDYSATKGAINALTKTLASNLLERGIRVNAIAPGPVWTPLNPSDAGASPEQVSKFGSHAPVGRPAQPEELSPAYVFLASDADSSYITGIVLPVLGGETTG